Proteins from a genomic interval of Papaver somniferum cultivar HN1 chromosome 4, ASM357369v1, whole genome shotgun sequence:
- the LOC113272020 gene encoding F-box/kelch-repeat protein At3g23880-like yields the protein MFTDKDPCTGRPLIYSIDYASITSTPDVSCDYIDNAAVLLDTPFEYEEGLSISVLGACNGLICFDISINKEKSSCIWNPATREYKKLQRSDSGNNYLCRAGFGYDIKTGDYKIVRIPYSKIPDYCEVEVYTFGSHLSKTTHAFPYDFPVDVAFCCAFLNGALHWTRSIPLEDTSNCIVSFNISNKKLMDVPLPEKSIIDPEDSNRVGVLGDCLSLVLVHKSLDRAAEVWTVQDYGVRESWTKLFTTTQKPITKYTFLSIPMLSLKTGEILIYSYDGVILFDPKNEKVGNVSSFFQKSAFSDRLLMMMIAHPESYVESLVSLNSGTYVKKPIRDKTSR from the coding sequence ATGTTTACTGACAAGGACCCATGTACCGGTAGGCCTTTGATATACTCAATAGATTATGCTTCAATTACATCAACACCAGATGTATCATGTGATTATATAGATAATGCAGCTGTTCTTCTGGATACCCCGTTTGAATACGAGGAAGGTTTGAGTATTAGCGTTTTGGGTGCTTGTAATGGTCTCATTTGCTTTGATATTTCTATTAATAAAGAGAAGAGCAGTTGTATTTGGAACCCAGCAACTAGAGAATATAAGAAATTACAACGTTCTGATTCTGGTAACAATTATCTTTGTAGAGCCGGGTTTGGTTACGATATCAAAACTGGAGATTACAAGATTGTAAGAATTCCATATTCTAAAATACCTGATTACTGTGAAGTTGAAGTATATACATTTGGATCACATTTGTCAAAAACTACTCATGCCTTCCCTTACGATTTTCCAGTTGATGTTGCATTTTGCTGTGCTTTTCTCAATGGAGCGCTGCATTGGACAAGAAGTATTCCCCTGGAAGATACCTCCAATTGTATAGTCTCTTTTAATATTTCAAATAAAAAACTCATGGATGTGCCGTTACCAGAAAAAAGTATAATAGATCCAGAAGATAGCAACAGGGTGGGGGTATTGGGAGACTGCCTTAGTTTAGTTTTAGTCCACAAGAGTCTGGACAGAGCTGCTGAAGTATGGACAGTGCAGGATTATGGAGTGAGAGAATCTTGGACTAAACTATTCACCACTACTCAAAAACCAATTACCAAATATACTTTTTTGTCTATACCAATGCTGTCACTTAAAACTGGTGAAATTCTGATATATAGTTATGACGGTGTTATCTTATTCGACCCAAAGAATGAAAAAGTTGGAAACGTGAGCAGTTTTTTCCAAAAAAGTGCATTTTCTGACCGTCTTCTTATGATGATGATAGCTCATCCTGAGAGTTATGTCGAGAGCCTGGTTTCGCTTAACTCGGGTACTTATGTGAAGAAGCCTATAAGGGATAAAACATCGAGGTAA